A stretch of the Mycobacterium shigaense genome encodes the following:
- a CDS encoding DMT family transporter: MTKADVAVVLALLAAFASAMGNVVRQRSAQEITDKEVGHLELFRMSVRDAKWWLGALGAIANYGLQAAALALGSVMMVTALQVTALLFALPIYAHITGNRVSRREWTWAILLAAALAVVVTVGDPDAGASRGSVATWMVVALVMGPALVFCVVGARIWSGSVAAVLLAVVAGSSLALFAVLTKAVVEVVGGGLGALLTAPEFYVWIAAALAGMIFQQSSFRAGSLTASLPTSVVAKPLVGAILGMAVLGETLDCHGPWRLVLAAGVVVVVVATVALARGEAASMSQSSEQPAQPVELLPDDPSVDLRDPAGCVQARGRTA, translated from the coding sequence ATGACAAAAGCTGATGTTGCGGTTGTCCTCGCGCTGCTCGCCGCGTTCGCCTCGGCGATGGGCAACGTCGTCCGCCAGCGCTCGGCGCAGGAGATCACCGACAAAGAGGTCGGCCACCTGGAACTGTTCCGCATGTCGGTGCGCGACGCAAAGTGGTGGCTGGGCGCCCTCGGGGCGATCGCCAACTACGGCCTGCAGGCTGCGGCGCTGGCGCTGGGGTCGGTGATGATGGTCACGGCGCTGCAGGTGACGGCGCTGCTGTTTGCGCTGCCGATCTATGCACACATAACGGGGAACCGGGTGAGCCGCCGCGAGTGGACCTGGGCGATCCTGCTGGCCGCCGCCCTGGCGGTGGTGGTCACGGTCGGCGACCCGGACGCGGGCGCGTCGCGCGGCTCGGTGGCCACTTGGATGGTGGTGGCCCTGGTCATGGGCCCGGCTCTGGTGTTCTGTGTGGTGGGCGCCCGGATCTGGTCGGGTTCGGTGGCCGCGGTGCTGTTGGCGGTGGTCGCGGGTTCGTCGCTGGCGTTGTTCGCGGTGTTGACCAAGGCGGTCGTCGAGGTGGTCGGCGGCGGCCTCGGCGCCCTGCTCACCGCGCCGGAGTTCTACGTCTGGATCGCCGCGGCACTGGCCGGGATGATCTTCCAGCAGTCGTCGTTCCGCGCGGGTTCGCTGACCGCCTCGTTGCCGACGTCGGTGGTGGCCAAGCCGCTGGTCGGCGCGATCCTCGGGATGGCCGTGCTGGGCGAGACGCTGGACTGCCACGGGCCGTGGCGGCTGGTGCTCGCTGCGGGTGTCGTGGTGGTGGTCGTCGCGACCGTGGCGCTGGCCCGCGGCGAGGCCGCGAGCATGTCGCAAAGCTCCGAGCAGCCTGCACAACCGGTGGAGCTGCTGCCCGACGACCCTTCGGTTGACCTGCGCGACCCCGCCGGCTGCGTGCAGGCCCGCGGCCGGACCGCCTGA
- a CDS encoding class III extradiol ring-cleavage dioxygenase family protein: protein MLSAIAIVPSAPVLIPELAGAAAAEIADLTAAVVEAAAALPPRWIAIGTGAADAVLDPDAGGTFAGFGADVRVGLSPHALVQEPVPLPLCALIAAWVRGRARPDASAQVRVYAGDRAPDTALALGRRLRAEIEREADPVGVLVVADGANTLTPPAPGGFDPANAEAQQALDDALADGDLAALTALPAPILGRVAFQVLAGLTEPGPRSAKEFYRGAPYGVGYFAGAWQP from the coding sequence GTGCTGAGCGCCATCGCCATCGTCCCCTCGGCGCCGGTGCTGATTCCCGAACTTGCGGGAGCGGCCGCCGCCGAAATCGCCGACCTCACCGCCGCGGTGGTTGAGGCTGCCGCGGCGCTGCCGCCGCGCTGGATCGCCATCGGAACCGGCGCCGCCGACGCCGTCCTGGACCCCGACGCCGGCGGCACCTTCGCGGGCTTCGGCGCCGACGTGCGGGTGGGACTCTCGCCGCACGCCCTGGTGCAGGAGCCGGTCCCGCTGCCGCTGTGCGCGCTGATCGCCGCCTGGGTGCGCGGCCGGGCCCGGCCCGACGCCAGCGCGCAGGTTCGCGTCTACGCCGGCGACCGCGCGCCCGACACCGCGCTGGCGCTGGGCAGGCGGCTGCGCGCCGAGATCGAGCGGGAGGCGGACCCGGTCGGCGTGCTCGTCGTCGCCGACGGCGCCAACACCCTGACCCCGCCCGCGCCGGGCGGCTTCGACCCCGCCAACGCTGAGGCCCAGCAGGCGCTCGACGACGCGCTGGCCGACGGCGACCTCGCCGCGTTGACCGCGCTGCCCGCGCCGATCCTGGGGCGGGTCGCCTTCCAGGTGCTGGCCGGCCTGACCGAGCCGGGACCTCGATCGGCCAAGGAGTTCTACCGCGGCGCGCCCTACGGGGTGGGGTACTTTGCCGGCGCCTGGCAACCATGA
- the miaA gene encoding tRNA (adenosine(37)-N6)-dimethylallyltransferase MiaA: MRPLAILGPTGTGKSQLALDVAGRLTDDGLGAEIVNADAMQLYRGMDIGTAKLHVAERRGIPHHQLDVLDVTETATVARYQQAAAADIEAIAARGAVPIVVGGSMLYVQSLLDDWTFPATDPRVRARWEQRLAEVGVGALHAELARRDPVAAAAILPTDSRRTVRALEVVELTGQPFAASAPRIGTPRWGTAIVGLDCETTILDERLAGRTDAMFDLGLVDEVRQLLRRGLREGVTASRALGYAQVLAALDADPDTDPDDDRLREAREMTFVGTRRYVRRQRSWFRRDHRVHWLDVGTGTDADRARLAAAALDAWRQVP; this comes from the coding sequence ATGAGGCCGCTCGCGATCCTTGGGCCCACGGGCACCGGGAAGTCGCAGCTGGCGCTCGACGTCGCCGGACGGCTCACCGACGACGGCCTCGGTGCGGAAATCGTCAACGCCGACGCGATGCAGCTCTATCGCGGCATGGACATCGGGACCGCCAAGCTGCACGTCGCCGAGCGGCGCGGTATCCCGCATCACCAGCTCGACGTCCTCGACGTCACCGAGACCGCGACCGTCGCCCGCTACCAGCAGGCCGCCGCCGCGGACATCGAGGCGATCGCCGCCCGCGGCGCCGTCCCGATCGTGGTGGGCGGATCGATGCTCTACGTCCAATCGCTGCTCGACGACTGGACCTTTCCCGCAACCGACCCCCGGGTGCGCGCGCGCTGGGAGCAGCGGCTCGCCGAGGTCGGGGTGGGCGCGCTGCACGCCGAACTCGCGCGCCGCGACCCGGTGGCCGCCGCGGCGATCCTGCCCACCGACAGCCGCCGCACGGTGCGCGCGCTGGAGGTCGTCGAGCTGACCGGGCAGCCGTTCGCCGCGTCCGCGCCGCGCATCGGCACCCCGCGATGGGGCACCGCAATCGTCGGATTGGACTGTGAGACAACCATTCTCGACGAGCGATTGGCCGGGCGCACCGACGCGATGTTCGACCTTGGGCTGGTCGACGAGGTGCGGCAGCTGCTGAGGCGGGGCCTGCGCGAGGGGGTGACCGCTTCGCGCGCGCTGGGCTACGCGCAGGTGCTGGCGGCCCTGGACGCCGACCCCGATACCGACCCGGACGACGACCGGCTGCGCGAGGCGCGGGAGATGACGTTCGTCGGCACCCGGCGGTACGTGCGACGGCAGCGGTCGTGGTTTCGTCGCGACCACCGGGTGCACTGGCTCGACGTCGGGACGGGAACCGACGCCGACCGGGCCCGCCTTGCCGCGGCGGCCCTGGACGCGTGGCGGCAAGTACCCTGA
- the dapF gene encoding diaminopimelate epimerase, with the protein MIFSKGHGTENDFVLLPDIECGIAVSALRVATLCDRRRGLGADGVLRVTTAGAALTAGVLDRLPDGVASADWFMDYRNADGSIAQMCGNGVRVFAHYLRASGMEARDEFVVGSVAGPRLVALHRVDATSADVTVDMGKANRLGGGEAVVGGRRFTGLAVDVGNPHLACVDARLSVDELEALDVGAPVQFDPAQFPDGANVEVLTAATGGVVHMRVHERGVGETRSCGTGTVAAAVAALADAGTDTGTLTVRVPGGEVTVTVTDATSYLRGPSVLVARGEIADDWWNALR; encoded by the coding sequence GTGATCTTCAGTAAGGGGCACGGCACCGAGAACGACTTCGTGCTGCTGCCCGACATCGAGTGTGGGATCGCCGTGTCCGCTTTGCGGGTGGCCACGCTCTGCGACCGGCGCCGCGGGTTGGGCGCCGACGGGGTGCTGCGGGTGACCACGGCGGGCGCCGCGCTGACCGCCGGTGTGCTCGATCGCCTGCCGGACGGCGTCGCCTCCGCCGACTGGTTCATGGACTACCGCAACGCCGACGGGTCGATCGCGCAGATGTGCGGCAACGGCGTGCGGGTGTTCGCGCACTACCTGCGGGCCAGCGGCATGGAGGCCCGCGACGAGTTCGTGGTCGGCTCGGTGGCCGGCCCGCGCCTGGTGGCGCTGCACCGCGTCGACGCGACCAGCGCCGACGTCACCGTCGACATGGGCAAGGCGAACCGGCTGGGCGGCGGCGAAGCCGTCGTCGGTGGCCGGCGATTCACCGGGCTGGCGGTCGACGTGGGCAATCCGCACCTGGCGTGCGTGGACGCGCGGCTGAGCGTCGACGAGCTCGAGGCCCTCGACGTAGGGGCGCCGGTGCAGTTCGACCCGGCGCAATTCCCGGATGGCGCCAACGTCGAAGTTCTCACCGCGGCGACCGGGGGAGTCGTGCACATGCGGGTGCACGAGCGCGGCGTGGGCGAAACCCGGTCCTGTGGCACCGGAACCGTCGCGGCCGCGGTGGCGGCGCTGGCCGACGCCGGCACCGACACCGGGACCCTGACCGTGCGGGTGCCGGGCGGCGAGGTCACCGTCACCGTCACCGATGCCACCAGCTACTTGCGGGGGCCCTCGGTGCTGGTGGCCCGCGGCGAAATCGCCGACGACTGGTGGAACGCCCTGCGGTGA
- the hflX gene encoding GTPase HflX, producing the protein MTYPHSPEPGLPDIPDAAPSLGELALEDRSALRRVAGLSTELADVSEVEYRQLRLERVVLVGVWTEGSAADNQASLAELAALAETAGSQVLEGLIQRRDKPDPSTYIGSGKAQELREVVLATGADTVICDGELSPAQLTALEKAVKVKVIDRTALILDIFAQHATSREGKAQVSLAQMEYMLPRLRGWGESMSRQAGGRAGGSGGGVGLRGPGETKIETDRRRIRERMAKLRREIREMKQARDTQRSRRLHSDVPSVAIVGYTNAGKSSVLNALTGAGVLVQDALFATLEPTTRRAEFDPDSKGSRPFLLTDTVGFVRHLPTQLVEAFRSTLEEVVDADLLVHVVDGSDVNPLAQINAVRQVISEVQADHHSAPPPELLVVNKIDKAGDLALAKLRHALPGALFVSAHTGEGIDALRRRIDELAVAADTAVDVLIPYDRGDLVARVHADGRVQSEEHDAVGTRLRARVPVALAASLRDFAAR; encoded by the coding sequence ATGACGTATCCACATTCGCCCGAACCGGGCCTTCCCGACATCCCTGACGCTGCACCGAGCCTCGGTGAACTCGCCCTCGAAGATCGATCGGCGCTGCGCCGCGTCGCCGGGCTGTCGACCGAGCTCGCCGACGTCTCCGAGGTCGAGTACCGCCAGCTGCGGCTCGAGCGGGTCGTCCTGGTCGGCGTGTGGACTGAGGGCAGCGCCGCCGACAACCAGGCCAGCCTCGCCGAGCTGGCCGCGCTCGCCGAGACGGCCGGCTCGCAGGTGCTCGAGGGGCTCATCCAGCGCCGCGACAAGCCCGACCCGTCGACCTATATCGGCTCGGGCAAGGCGCAGGAACTGCGGGAAGTGGTCCTGGCGACCGGCGCCGACACGGTCATCTGTGACGGTGAGCTATCGCCCGCGCAGCTGACCGCGCTGGAGAAGGCCGTCAAGGTGAAGGTTATCGACCGCACCGCGCTGATCCTCGACATCTTCGCCCAGCACGCCACCAGCCGGGAGGGTAAGGCCCAGGTGTCGCTGGCCCAGATGGAATACATGCTGCCGCGGCTGCGCGGCTGGGGCGAGTCGATGTCGCGGCAGGCTGGTGGTCGCGCGGGTGGCAGCGGCGGCGGCGTGGGCCTGCGCGGCCCCGGTGAGACCAAGATCGAGACCGATCGCCGCCGCATCCGGGAGCGGATGGCCAAGCTGCGCCGCGAGATCAGGGAGATGAAGCAGGCCCGCGACACGCAGCGCAGTCGGCGGCTGCACAGCGACGTGCCGTCGGTTGCGATCGTCGGCTACACCAACGCCGGCAAGTCCAGCGTGCTCAACGCGCTGACCGGGGCTGGGGTGCTGGTGCAGGATGCGTTGTTCGCCACCCTGGAGCCGACCACTCGGCGCGCGGAGTTCGACCCCGACTCAAAAGGGTCCAGGCCCTTCCTGCTGACCGACACCGTCGGCTTCGTGCGCCACCTGCCGACGCAGCTCGTCGAGGCGTTCCGCTCCACGCTGGAGGAGGTCGTCGACGCCGACCTGCTGGTGCACGTCGTCGACGGGTCGGACGTCAACCCGCTGGCTCAGATCAACGCGGTCCGGCAGGTGATCTCCGAGGTCCAGGCGGACCACCACTCCGCTCCGCCGCCCGAACTGCTGGTCGTCAACAAGATCGACAAGGCCGGCGATCTCGCGCTAGCCAAGTTGCGCCACGCGCTTCCCGGGGCACTCTTCGTCTCGGCGCACACCGGTGAGGGCATCGACGCGTTGCGGCGGCGGATCGACGAGCTCGCCGTCGCGGCCGACACGGCCGTGGACGTCCTGATTCCGTATGACCGGGGAGATCTGGTGGCCCGGGTGCACGCTGACGGGCGTGTCCAGTCCGAGGAGCACGACGCGGTGGGCACCCGGCTGCGCGCCCGCGTCCCCGTGGCGCTGGCCGCCAGCCTGCGGGACTTCGCCGCCCGCTGA
- a CDS encoding acyl-CoA dehydrogenase family protein, giving the protein MSSAVKFQRTLFEPEHELFRESYRAFLDRHVAPHQEEWDKAKIVDRGVWLEAGKQGFLGMAVPEEYGGGGNPDFRYNTIVSEETARGRYNGIGFGLHNDIVAPYLLSLATEEQKQRWLPKFCSGELITAIAMTEPGTGSDLQGIKTRAVKQGDHYVLNGAKTFITNGINSDLVIVVAQTDPDKGAQGFSLLVVERGMPGFERGRHLEKIGLDAQDTAELSFTDVHVPAENLLGEEGQGFIYLMRNLPQERINIAIMAAASMESVLELTLQYTKERKAFGKPIGSFQNSRFLLAELATEATVVRIMVDNFIGLHLEGKLSAEQAAMAKWYSTEKQVHLIDRCLQLHGGYGYMREYPVARAYLDARVQTIYGGTTEIMKEIIGRSLGV; this is encoded by the coding sequence ATGAGCAGTGCCGTCAAGTTCCAGCGCACTCTTTTCGAACCAGAGCACGAGCTGTTTCGGGAGTCCTACCGGGCGTTCCTGGATCGCCACGTCGCGCCTCACCAAGAGGAATGGGACAAGGCGAAGATCGTCGACCGCGGCGTGTGGCTGGAGGCCGGCAAACAAGGCTTCCTGGGCATGGCGGTGCCCGAGGAATACGGCGGCGGCGGCAATCCGGACTTCCGGTACAACACGATCGTCAGCGAGGAAACTGCGCGGGGTCGCTACAACGGCATCGGATTCGGGCTGCACAACGACATCGTGGCGCCCTACCTGCTGTCACTGGCGACCGAGGAGCAGAAGCAGCGCTGGCTGCCGAAATTCTGCAGCGGGGAACTGATCACCGCCATCGCGATGACCGAGCCGGGCACGGGCAGCGACCTGCAGGGCATCAAGACCCGGGCGGTCAAGCAGGGTGACCATTACGTGCTCAACGGGGCAAAGACGTTCATCACCAACGGGATCAACTCCGATCTGGTGATCGTGGTCGCCCAGACCGATCCGGACAAAGGCGCTCAAGGGTTTTCGCTACTCGTCGTCGAACGAGGCATGCCGGGATTCGAGCGCGGCCGTCATCTCGAAAAGATCGGGCTCGACGCGCAGGACACCGCTGAATTGTCCTTCACCGACGTCCACGTGCCGGCCGAGAACCTGCTCGGCGAGGAGGGACAGGGATTCATCTACCTGATGCGCAATCTGCCCCAGGAACGCATCAACATCGCCATCATGGCCGCCGCGTCCATGGAGAGCGTACTGGAGCTGACGCTGCAGTACACCAAGGAGCGCAAGGCCTTTGGCAAGCCGATCGGCAGTTTCCAGAACAGCCGTTTCCTCCTGGCCGAGTTGGCGACCGAGGCCACCGTGGTGCGCATCATGGTCGACAATTTCATCGGCCTGCACCTCGAGGGCAAACTTTCGGCCGAGCAGGCTGCCATGGCCAAGTGGTATTCCACCGAAAAGCAGGTCCACCTGATCGACCGTTGCCTGCAGCTGCATGGCGGCTACGGCTACATGCGTGAATACCCCGTTGCGCGTGCATATCTGGACGCCCGCGTGCAGACGATCTACGGCGGCACCACCGAAATCATGAAAGAGATCATCGGCCGCAGCCTCGGCGTCTAG
- a CDS encoding LGFP repeat-containing protein, with translation MCKLFGRALVSVTAAAVAAALLAPAAVASPIGDAEAAMMAEWTKAGGDTSPLGPRKGDVYPAGDGFELNFDGGKMFYTTATGARYIYGPILDKYEMLGGPVGSDLGFPTINEVPGLAGPDSRVATFSASDKPVIFWTPDHGAFVVRGALNAAWDKLGSSGGVLGVPVGDETYDGEISSQKFTGGQISWNRKSKEFTTEPSALADQLKGLQVAIDPAAAINMAWRAAGGTGGPLGAKQGGQYPIGGDGIAQNFAGGKVFFTPATGANAVETNILAKYESLGGPVGSDLGFPTANEADGGLGPSSRIATFSAADKPVIFWTSDHGAFVVRGALKTAWDKLRGAGGTLGAPVSDQSVDGDVVSQKFTGGKISWNRAKNTFSTDPANLAPLLSGLQVTGQNQPSGTAPLPSHAKDWLTWRWWYLLAIVPLLVLIALSVFLAVRARRRRSRRQPEPYLLESELDASGYDETGEPRWGPDYTEGATEDYRFGESPEDARVAGAPHGHWPHAAYEAGDDKEVWGAGEYVDEERAEQHDPDAVDTDSIPVVSAAELAAAGYADAGPDDAYPDDAYPDDAYPDDAYPDDSYAEGGYPDDASEAVYAGAFGPDDGYEEFAGPGAEPAQAVTADTDADFPDLAVPHTPPDVAAAGAAAGVAAAPAAPRSGRHAAADVDEDDLDFVPTGGFVALTPAGRPTIHLPMDDPYQMPDGYPIKASPRFGLYYTPDSELYHDTLAEIWLSSEEAAVANGFVRAD, from the coding sequence CTGTGCAAGCTCTTTGGGCGTGCGCTGGTCAGCGTGACGGCGGCTGCCGTGGCTGCCGCATTGCTGGCACCTGCTGCTGTGGCGTCTCCGATCGGCGACGCGGAGGCGGCCATGATGGCCGAGTGGACCAAGGCCGGTGGCGACACCTCACCGCTGGGTCCCCGCAAGGGCGACGTGTACCCCGCCGGGGACGGCTTCGAGCTGAACTTCGACGGCGGCAAGATGTTCTACACCACGGCCACCGGGGCAAGATACATTTACGGGCCGATTCTGGACAAATACGAGATGCTGGGCGGCCCCGTGGGCAGCGATCTGGGCTTCCCGACCATCAACGAAGTCCCCGGGCTGGCCGGGCCCGACAGCCGGGTGGCGACCTTTTCGGCCAGTGACAAGCCGGTGATCTTCTGGACGCCCGACCACGGTGCGTTCGTGGTGCGCGGCGCCCTGAACGCGGCTTGGGACAAACTCGGCAGCTCGGGCGGCGTGCTCGGTGTCCCGGTCGGCGACGAGACCTACGACGGCGAGATCTCCTCGCAGAAGTTCACCGGCGGTCAGATCTCCTGGAACCGCAAATCCAAGGAATTCACCACCGAACCGTCGGCGCTGGCCGATCAGCTCAAGGGCCTGCAGGTCGCGATCGATCCGGCCGCGGCCATCAACATGGCGTGGCGCGCGGCCGGCGGCACCGGCGGCCCGCTGGGCGCCAAGCAGGGCGGTCAGTACCCGATCGGCGGCGACGGGATTGCCCAGAACTTCGCCGGCGGCAAGGTGTTCTTCACCCCGGCCACCGGGGCGAACGCCGTCGAGACGAACATCCTGGCCAAGTACGAGTCGTTGGGCGGCCCCGTCGGCAGCGACCTGGGGTTCCCCACCGCCAACGAGGCCGACGGCGGCCTCGGGCCGTCCAGCCGGATTGCCACGTTCTCCGCGGCCGACAAGCCGGTGATCTTCTGGACCTCCGACCACGGCGCGTTCGTCGTGCGCGGCGCGCTGAAAACCGCGTGGGACAAGCTGCGCGGCGCCGGCGGCACACTCGGCGCCCCGGTGAGCGATCAGTCCGTGGACGGCGACGTGGTCTCGCAGAAGTTCACCGGCGGCAAGATCTCGTGGAACCGGGCGAAGAACACGTTCTCCACGGACCCGGCGAACCTGGCGCCGTTGTTGTCCGGCCTGCAGGTGACGGGCCAGAATCAGCCGAGTGGGACCGCGCCGCTGCCGTCCCACGCCAAGGACTGGCTGACCTGGCGCTGGTGGTACCTGCTGGCCATCGTTCCGCTGCTGGTCTTGATCGCCTTGTCGGTGTTCCTGGCGGTGCGCGCCAGGCGCCGCCGTTCCCGCCGGCAGCCCGAGCCCTACCTGCTCGAGAGCGAGCTGGACGCGTCCGGCTACGACGAGACGGGCGAACCTCGCTGGGGCCCCGACTACACCGAAGGCGCGACCGAGGACTACCGATTCGGTGAGTCGCCGGAGGACGCGCGTGTGGCCGGCGCGCCGCACGGCCACTGGCCACACGCGGCCTATGAGGCCGGCGACGACAAAGAGGTTTGGGGCGCTGGGGAATACGTCGACGAGGAACGTGCCGAGCAGCACGATCCCGACGCGGTCGACACCGATTCCATCCCCGTCGTCTCGGCGGCGGAGCTCGCGGCCGCCGGCTACGCCGATGCCGGCCCGGACGACGCTTATCCGGACGACGCTTATCCGGACGACGCTTATCCGGACGACGCTTATCCGGACGACTCCTACGCGGAGGGCGGCTACCCCGACGACGCCTCCGAGGCCGTGTACGCCGGGGCCTTCGGTCCCGACGACGGCTACGAGGAGTTCGCGGGACCCGGCGCGGAGCCGGCCCAGGCCGTCACCGCCGACACTGACGCCGACTTCCCTGACCTGGCCGTGCCGCATACTCCGCCGGATGTCGCGGCCGCGGGTGCCGCCGCCGGCGTGGCCGCCGCGCCTGCCGCACCGAGATCCGGGCGGCACGCGGCCGCGGACGTCGATGAGGACGATCTGGATTTCGTTCCGACCGGCGGCTTTGTGGCGCTAACGCCGGCCGGGCGCCCGACGATCCACCTGCCCATGGACGATCCGTATCAGATGCCCGACGGCTATCCCATCAAGGCCAGCCCCCGCTTCGGGCTGTACTACACCCCCGACAGCGAGTTGTACCACGACACGCTGGCCGAGATCTGGCTGTCCAGCGAGGAAGCCGCCGTCGCGAACGGCTTCGTCAGGGCCGACTGA
- the lexA gene encoding transcriptional repressor LexA, whose product MSDSNDTSAGPDGRLHSVDPSLTERQRTILNVIRESVTTRGYPPSIREIGDAVGLTSTSSVAHQLRTLERKGYLRRDPNRPRAVDVRGADDTGAAPVTEVAGSDALPEPTFVPVLGRIAAGGPILAEEAVEDVFPLPRELVGEGTLFLLKVVGDSMVEAAICDGDWVVVRQQNVADNGDIVAAMLDGEATVKTFKRAGGQVWLMPHNPAFDPIPGNDATVLGKVVTVIRKV is encoded by the coding sequence ATGAGCGACAGCAACGACACCTCGGCCGGCCCCGACGGCCGGCTGCACTCCGTGGATCCATCGCTTACCGAGCGGCAACGCACCATCCTCAACGTCATCCGCGAGTCGGTGACAACCCGCGGCTACCCGCCCAGCATCCGGGAGATCGGCGATGCCGTCGGCCTGACGTCCACTTCCTCGGTGGCACACCAGCTGCGCACCCTGGAACGCAAGGGCTATCTGCGCCGCGACCCGAACCGTCCCCGCGCCGTCGATGTTCGCGGCGCCGACGACACCGGGGCGGCACCCGTGACCGAGGTCGCGGGGTCCGACGCCCTACCCGAACCCACCTTCGTTCCCGTGCTCGGGCGCATCGCGGCCGGCGGACCGATCCTCGCCGAAGAGGCCGTCGAGGACGTCTTCCCGCTGCCGCGTGAATTGGTCGGCGAGGGCACGCTGTTCCTGCTTAAGGTGGTCGGCGACTCGATGGTCGAGGCCGCGATCTGCGACGGCGACTGGGTGGTCGTGCGGCAGCAGAATGTCGCCGACAACGGCGACATCGTCGCGGCCATGCTCGACGGTGAGGCGACCGTCAAAACCTTCAAACGCGCCGGAGGTCAGGTGTGGCTGATGCCGCACAACCCGGCGTTCGACCCCATTCCCGGAAATGACGCGACCGTGCTGGGCAAGGTCGTCACCGTGATTCGCAAGGTGTAG
- a CDS encoding LysM peptidoglycan-binding domain-containing protein, translating into MTLIHTVSSRTSDVRRPSNTLAQGTRYDRERVVRARRPVAARPADLRMRYHGTGVARSTAPHRRGRPASLMTTLGLALLAGVITVWLGLIANLGEMANGVSGNSATAAVPDRLAVVRVEPGESLQDVAHRVAPDAPARQVAQRIRELNDLNSPALSAGQTLIAPVG; encoded by the coding sequence ATGACACTCATCCACACCGTCTCGTCGCGTACCAGCGATGTCCGGCGTCCGAGCAACACCCTCGCTCAAGGGACCCGTTACGACCGCGAGCGCGTCGTGCGGGCCCGCCGGCCGGTTGCGGCGCGCCCGGCTGACCTGCGGATGCGCTACCACGGCACCGGCGTCGCCAGGTCGACGGCACCGCACCGTCGCGGTCGTCCGGCCTCGCTGATGACCACGCTCGGGCTGGCCTTGCTGGCCGGAGTCATCACCGTCTGGCTGGGCCTGATCGCCAACCTTGGCGAGATGGCCAACGGCGTCTCCGGGAACTCTGCCACCGCCGCCGTGCCGGACAGGCTCGCTGTCGTGCGGGTCGAGCCGGGCGAGTCCTTGCAGGACGTGGCGCACCGGGTGGCGCCTGACGCACCGGCTCGCCAGGTCGCCCAGCGCATCCGCGAACTCAACGACTTGAACTCGCCGGCGTTGTCGGCGGGCCAGACGCTGATCGCCCCGGTCGGCTGA
- the nrdR gene encoding transcriptional regulator NrdR: MHCPFCRHPDSRVIDSRETDEGQAIRRRRSCPECRRRFTTVETAVLAVVKRSGVTEPFSREKVMKGVRRACQGRQVDEDALSLLAQQVEDTVRAAGSPEVPSHEVGLAILGPLRDLDEVAYLRFASVYRSFTSAEDFEREIEALRKHREVPAPG; the protein is encoded by the coding sequence ATGCACTGTCCGTTCTGCCGTCATCCCGATTCCCGGGTGATCGACTCGCGCGAAACCGATGAAGGCCAAGCGATTCGGCGCCGCCGGTCCTGCCCCGAGTGTAGGCGACGCTTCACCACGGTCGAGACCGCCGTCCTGGCCGTCGTCAAACGCAGCGGTGTCACCGAGCCGTTCAGCCGCGAGAAGGTGATGAAGGGCGTCCGCCGCGCCTGCCAGGGCCGTCAGGTCGACGAGGACGCGCTGAGCCTGCTGGCCCAGCAGGTGGAAGACACCGTGCGTGCGGCCGGGTCGCCGGAAGTCCCCAGCCACGAGGTGGGCCTGGCGATCCTGGGCCCGTTGCGTGACCTCGACGAGGTCGCTTATCTGCGTTTTGCGTCGGTATACCGATCCTTCACCTCGGCCGAGGATTTCGAGCGCGAGATCGAGGCGCTACGCAAGCACCGCGAGGTACCGGCCCCGGGCTGA
- a CDS encoding peroxynitrite isomerase, with the protein MPAALHPDLEALAPLLGTWAGRGTGKYPTIETFDYDEEVVFSHVGKPFLVYSQKTRAASDGRPLHAETGYLRVPRPGNAELVLAHPNGISEIDVGTYSVTGDVIEIELATTVIGLAPTAKEVTALTRSLRVVGDELSYLLQMGAVGQPLQEHLAAVLRRKP; encoded by the coding sequence ATGCCCGCGGCGCTGCATCCCGATCTCGAGGCGCTGGCGCCGCTGCTGGGCACGTGGGCGGGTCGGGGCACCGGAAAGTACCCGACGATCGAGACCTTCGACTACGACGAGGAAGTCGTCTTCTCCCATGTCGGCAAGCCGTTTTTGGTCTACTCGCAAAAAACCAGGGCGGCTTCGGACGGCCGACCGCTACATGCCGAGACGGGGTATCTGCGGGTGCCGCGACCGGGGAACGCCGAGCTCGTTCTCGCGCACCCGAACGGCATCTCCGAAATCGACGTGGGCACCTACTCGGTGACCGGCGATGTCATCGAAATCGAGTTGGCCACAACGGTCATCGGGTTGGCGCCGACGGCCAAAGAGGTGACCGCGTTGACCCGTTCGCTTCGCGTCGTCGGCGACGAGCTGTCCTACCTGCTGCAGATGGGCGCGGTCGGGCAACCCCTGCAGGAGCATCTCGCCGCGGTATTGCGCCGCAAGCCCTGA